The following proteins are co-located in the Streptomyces bottropensis ATCC 25435 genome:
- a CDS encoding acyl-CoA dehydrogenase family protein, producing MDARLTAEQEEIRRTVRELLLKRCGPEEARAAVRTGEGYDAGLWSALSEQLGLPGLALPEGYGGVGCSVTELALAAEELGRALAPSPLLSTSVLVAPLILALGAERQRAALLPLLTSGRLTAALVVPGTALATALALTCDNGGGWAGGGRAGGVQARRVGDGWRLYGEAGQVLDGHSAGLLLVAAHAGGYARSRTLLFLVRVPHGEAGGGGGLVRVRQTSIDETRPVARLELRDVEAELLGAEAGAADVGVPSVLAEVGDAAAAVLAAEAVGAADRVLERTVAYARQREQFGRPIGSFQAVKHRLADVYVRVRAARSAAYYAAWAAAAPPGGEWVGGLALAQALDALRMAAGEGIQLHGGIGFTWEHEAQLYFKRAAGDEALFGPVHRLRGRAADMAGVFTVDGPGEQRAVRG from the coding sequence ATGGACGCCCGCCTCACCGCCGAGCAGGAGGAAATCCGGCGCACGGTAAGGGAGTTGCTGCTCAAGCGCTGTGGTCCGGAGGAGGCCCGTGCCGCCGTGCGGACCGGGGAGGGGTACGACGCCGGGCTCTGGTCCGCCCTCTCCGAGCAGCTCGGGCTGCCGGGGCTCGCCCTCCCCGAGGGTTACGGCGGTGTCGGCTGCTCGGTGACCGAACTCGCCCTGGCGGCGGAGGAGCTGGGGCGCGCCCTGGCCCCCTCGCCACTGCTGTCCACCTCGGTGCTCGTCGCGCCCTTGATCCTCGCCCTCGGTGCCGAGCGGCAGCGCGCCGCACTGCTGCCCCTCCTCACCTCCGGCCGGCTCACCGCGGCCCTTGTTGTACCGGGCACCGCCCTCGCCACCGCGCTGGCGCTGACCTGCGACAACGGTGGCGGATGGGCCGGCGGTGGCCGGGCCGGCGGCGTCCAGGCGCGACGCGTCGGGGATGGGTGGCGGCTCTACGGGGAGGCCGGGCAGGTCCTTGACGGGCACAGCGCGGGGCTGCTGCTCGTGGCCGCGCATGCCGGGGGGTACGCCCGGTCGCGAACCCTGCTGTTCCTGGTGCGGGTGCCGCACGGGGAAGCGGGGGGCGGTGGCGGCCTCGTGCGGGTGCGGCAGACCTCGATCGACGAGACGCGGCCGGTGGCCCGGCTCGAACTCCGGGATGTGGAAGCCGAGTTGCTGGGAGCGGAGGCCGGTGCCGCCGACGTCGGTGTGCCGTCGGTCCTGGCCGAGGTCGGGGACGCGGCCGCGGCCGTGCTCGCGGCGGAGGCCGTGGGGGCCGCCGACCGGGTGCTGGAGCGGACGGTGGCGTATGCGCGGCAGCGGGAGCAGTTCGGACGGCCGATCGGGTCGTTCCAGGCGGTGAAGCACCGGCTCGCGGATGTCTACGTGCGGGTGCGGGCGGCCCGGTCGGCGGCGTACTACGCCGCCTGGGCGGCGGCCGCCCCGCCCGGCGGCGAGTGGGTCGGTGGGCTGGCGCTCGCGCAGGCGCTGGACGCGTTGCGGATGGCGGCCGGGGAAGGGATCCAGCTGCACGGGGGGATCGGGTTCACCTGGGAACACGAGGCGCAGCTGTACTTCAAGCGGGCGGCGGGGGACGAGGCGCTCTTCGGGCCGGTGCACCGGCTGCGGGGGCGGGCGGCCGACATGGCGGGCGTCTTCACGGTCGACGGGCCTGGCGAGCAGAGGGCGGTGCGGGGCTGA
- a CDS encoding DoxX family membrane protein — MESIWLGGAEWLAVLRIGLGLWWLESWRHKDKGAWFEGAGIEWAAGVAEKHRWGAVRSGFDVVVKPRPKAMAYVVVYAELALGLGLILGVLTPVALVGGLLLNLLYLVLMIHDWAEQGQNSMMALISVVGLFGMSWQTWSVDSALGLF; from the coding sequence ATGGAGTCGATCTGGCTCGGCGGTGCCGAATGGCTGGCTGTTCTTCGTATCGGGCTCGGGCTGTGGTGGCTGGAGAGCTGGCGGCACAAGGACAAGGGGGCGTGGTTCGAGGGGGCCGGGATCGAGTGGGCCGCGGGGGTGGCGGAGAAGCATCGGTGGGGGGCGGTGCGCAGCGGGTTCGACGTGGTCGTCAAGCCTCGGCCCAAGGCGATGGCGTACGTCGTCGTCTACGCCGAACTCGCCCTCGGGCTCGGGCTGATCCTCGGGGTGCTCACCCCGGTCGCGCTCGTGGGCGGGCTGCTGCTCAACCTCCTCTATCTCGTACTGATGATCCACGACTGGGCCGAGCAGGGGCAGAACTCGATGATGGCGCTGATCTCGGTGGTGGGGCTGTTCGGGATGTCCTGGCAGACCTGGTCCGTCGACAGCGCGTTGGGCTTGTTCTGA
- a CDS encoding flavin-containing monooxygenase, with product MADSRASVTPASSDRPVYVIGGGPGGLAVAYALRAQGVRAVVLEKSDGVGASWRRHYDRLHLHTTRRLSALPGLPMPRRFGRWVSRDNVVRYLEKYAEVHQLEIVTGVEVSRVERTADGTGWLLHATGGRELTGGAVVVATGYNHTPHIPDWPGRDSYTGDLVHAREYRNPESYAGRDVLVVGIGNTGAEIAVDLVEGGARRVRLSVRTAPHIVRRSTAGWAAQYTGVLVRRLPVALVDRLAKPMAKLSVPDLSAHGLARPDTGLYSRVHEGAVPVQDVGLIDAVRKGKVEIVASVEGFEDGKVALGDGTRIETDAVIAATGYRRALEGLVGHLDVLDGRGKPVVHGARFPQNAPGLYFTGFTNPISGMFRELALDAEKIAKAIVKTGGVTTRDAVTVQIRTTR from the coding sequence ATGGCCGACTCCAGAGCTTCCGTCACTCCCGCCTCTTCCGACCGCCCCGTCTATGTGATCGGTGGCGGACCCGGCGGGCTGGCCGTCGCGTACGCGTTGCGGGCCCAGGGGGTGCGGGCCGTGGTGCTGGAGAAGTCGGACGGGGTCGGGGCGTCCTGGCGGCGGCACTACGACCGGCTGCATCTGCACACCACCCGGCGCCTGTCGGCGCTTCCCGGCCTGCCCATGCCGCGCCGGTTCGGCCGGTGGGTGTCGCGGGACAACGTGGTCCGCTACCTGGAGAAGTACGCCGAGGTGCACCAGCTGGAGATCGTGACCGGCGTCGAGGTCTCCCGCGTGGAGCGGACCGCCGACGGCACCGGCTGGCTGCTGCACGCCACCGGCGGCCGTGAGCTGACCGGCGGCGCGGTCGTCGTCGCCACCGGCTACAACCACACCCCCCACATCCCCGACTGGCCCGGCCGCGACTCGTACACCGGCGATCTCGTGCACGCCCGCGAGTACCGCAACCCCGAGTCCTACGCCGGCCGGGACGTCCTCGTCGTCGGCATCGGCAACACCGGCGCCGAGATCGCCGTCGACCTCGTCGAGGGCGGGGCGCGGCGCGTGCGGCTCTCGGTGCGGACGGCCCCGCACATCGTGCGCCGGTCGACCGCGGGGTGGGCGGCCCAGTACACGGGCGTCCTCGTACGGCGGCTGCCGGTCGCCCTTGTTGACCGGCTCGCCAAGCCGATGGCGAAGCTCAGCGTGCCGGACCTGTCCGCGCACGGCCTGGCCCGGCCCGACACCGGCCTCTACTCCCGCGTGCACGAGGGGGCCGTTCCCGTGCAGGACGTCGGACTCATCGACGCCGTACGCAAGGGCAAGGTCGAGATCGTCGCGTCGGTCGAGGGGTTCGAGGACGGCAAGGTCGCCCTCGGCGACGGCACCCGGATCGAGACCGACGCCGTGATCGCCGCCACCGGCTACCGCCGCGCCCTGGAAGGCCTCGTCGGACACCTCGACGTCCTCGACGGACGCGGGAAGCCGGTCGTGCACGGGGCCCGCTTCCCCCAGAACGCCCCCGGCCTGTACTTCACCGGCTTCACCAACCCCATCAGCGGCATGTTCCGCGAACTCGCCCTCGACGCGGAGAAGATCGCCAAGGCCATCGTGAAGACGGGCGGCGTCACCACGCGCGACGCGGTCACCGTACAGATCCGCACCACCCGCTGA
- a CDS encoding acetate--CoA ligase family protein, whose protein sequence is MLGSTHGTLTTDSRRARAIACGEHPTQVVHGRPAEAGDLDVSGRPLYADVPDLDRLFRPESLAVIGASDTEGRPNTGITRQLLAWSERVGARLHPVHPTRESVFGIPCFPSVADLPEQVDLAVLLLSDPLTVIDELAAAKVKFAVAFASGFAETGAEGAAAQERLAAAVARADGLRLLGPNTNLNAFERFRDDLDGPAIALITQSGHQGRPVFSLQEIGIRLSHWAPTGNEADLETADFISYFAERPEVGAIAAYVEGLKDGRAFLLAADRAARRGVPVVAVKVGRTETGARTAASHTGKLTGADAVVDAAMRQYGVIRVDGLDELQDTATLLARARRPRSPGAAGPRPEGVVVYSISGGTGAHFADLATEAGLPLPTLSEAKQAELHQWIPDYLSVANPVDNGGHPVGDWRGPRILDAILDDPSVGVLICPITGPFPPMSDKLAEDLVAAAERTDKLVCVVWGSPVGTEAAYRETLLGSSRVATFRTFANCITAVRAHLDHTRFTSAYRSPFDEAPRSPSPSFRKAKALMRPGQQLSEHAAKQLLRAYGIRVPREQLVTSAAAAVRAASLVGYPVVMKASGARIAHKTELGLVKVGLTSASQIRDAYRELTDIARYEDVSLDGVLVCQMVERGVEMVVGVTHDDLFGPTVTVGLGGVLVEVLRDSAVRVPPFAEDQAHAMLAELRGRALLDGVRGAPPADVDALVEVVLRVQRMALELGDEIAELDINPLMVLPRGQGAVALDALAVCR, encoded by the coding sequence ATGCTTGGATCAACCCACGGCACCCTCACCACCGACTCCCGCCGGGCCCGGGCCATCGCGTGCGGAGAGCACCCCACGCAGGTCGTGCACGGCAGGCCCGCCGAGGCAGGCGACCTGGACGTCAGCGGGCGTCCGCTGTACGCCGACGTCCCCGATCTGGACCGGCTATTCCGCCCGGAGTCCCTGGCCGTCATCGGCGCCTCGGACACCGAGGGGCGACCGAACACCGGGATCACCCGGCAGCTGCTCGCCTGGTCCGAACGCGTCGGCGCCCGGCTGCACCCCGTGCACCCCACGCGGGAGTCGGTCTTCGGCATCCCGTGCTTCCCTTCCGTCGCCGACCTGCCCGAACAGGTCGACCTCGCCGTCCTGCTCCTCTCCGACCCCCTCACCGTGATCGACGAACTGGCCGCGGCCAAGGTGAAGTTCGCCGTCGCCTTCGCCTCCGGATTCGCCGAGACCGGCGCGGAGGGCGCCGCCGCGCAGGAGCGGCTGGCCGCCGCCGTGGCCCGTGCCGACGGGCTGCGGCTGCTCGGCCCCAACACCAACCTCAACGCCTTCGAGCGCTTCCGCGACGACCTCGACGGCCCGGCGATCGCGCTGATCACCCAGTCCGGCCACCAGGGCCGCCCCGTCTTCTCCCTCCAGGAGATCGGCATCCGCCTCTCGCACTGGGCCCCCACCGGCAACGAGGCCGACCTGGAGACCGCCGACTTCATCTCCTACTTCGCCGAACGCCCCGAGGTCGGCGCCATCGCCGCCTACGTCGAGGGCCTCAAGGACGGCCGCGCCTTCCTCCTCGCCGCCGACCGGGCCGCCCGGCGCGGTGTGCCCGTCGTCGCCGTCAAGGTCGGCCGCACCGAGACCGGCGCCCGCACCGCCGCCTCCCACACCGGCAAACTGACCGGCGCGGACGCGGTGGTGGACGCGGCGATGCGGCAGTACGGCGTGATCCGCGTCGACGGTCTCGACGAACTCCAGGACACCGCCACGCTCCTGGCGCGGGCCCGGCGCCCGCGCAGCCCCGGGGCGGCCGGCCCGAGGCCCGAGGGCGTCGTCGTCTATTCGATCTCGGGCGGCACGGGCGCGCACTTCGCCGACCTGGCCACCGAGGCCGGCCTCCCCCTCCCCACCCTCTCCGAGGCCAAGCAGGCGGAGCTGCACCAGTGGATCCCGGACTATCTGAGCGTGGCCAACCCCGTCGACAACGGCGGCCACCCCGTGGGTGACTGGCGCGGCCCCCGCATCCTCGACGCGATCCTCGACGACCCCTCGGTGGGCGTGCTGATCTGTCCCATCACGGGCCCCTTCCCGCCGATGAGCGACAAGCTCGCCGAGGACCTGGTGGCCGCCGCGGAGCGGACGGACAAGCTGGTGTGCGTGGTGTGGGGGTCGCCGGTGGGCACCGAGGCCGCCTATCGCGAGACGCTGCTCGGGTCGTCCCGGGTGGCGACCTTCCGCACCTTCGCCAACTGCATCACGGCCGTCCGCGCCCACCTCGACCACACCCGCTTCACCAGCGCCTACCGCTCCCCCTTCGACGAGGCACCGCGCTCCCCCTCCCCTTCCTTCCGCAAGGCGAAGGCGCTGATGCGGCCGGGGCAGCAGCTGAGCGAGCACGCGGCGAAGCAGCTGCTGCGCGCGTACGGCATACGCGTGCCGCGCGAGCAGTTGGTGACCAGCGCGGCGGCGGCCGTGCGCGCGGCGAGCCTCGTCGGCTACCCGGTGGTGATGAAGGCGTCCGGTGCCCGCATCGCCCACAAGACCGAACTCGGCCTGGTGAAGGTCGGGCTGACCTCCGCGAGCCAGATCCGCGACGCCTATCGCGAGCTGACCGACATCGCCCGCTACGAGGACGTCTCCCTCGACGGGGTGCTGGTGTGCCAGATGGTCGAGCGGGGGGTGGAGATGGTCGTGGGCGTCACCCACGACGACCTCTTCGGGCCCACCGTCACGGTCGGCCTCGGCGGGGTCCTCGTGGAGGTCCTGCGCGACTCCGCCGTACGCGTGCCCCCCTTCGCCGAGGACCAGGCGCACGCCATGCTCGCCGAACTGCGCGGGCGGGCCCTGCTGGACGGGGTGCGCGGGGCTCCCCCGGCCGACGTGGACGCCCTCGTGGAGGTCGTGCTCCGCGTGCAGCGCATGGCGCTGGAACTCGGGGACGAGATAGCGGAGCTGGACATCAACCCGCTGATGGTGCTGCCGAGGGGACAGGGGGCCGTGGCCCTGGACGCGCTGGCGGTGTGCCGCTGA
- a CDS encoding thiolase C-terminal domain-containing protein: MAIVGAALSDCGRVDDATPYALHAQAARRALADAGLERTAIDGLASAGLGTLAPVEVAEYLGLRPTWVDSTSVGGSTWEVMAAHAADAIVAGHADVVLLVYGSTARADIKAGRRTGNLSFGARGPLQFEVPYGHTLISKYAMAARRHMHEYGTTLEQLASVAVQARTNAAANPEAMFRTPITVDDVLSSTPIADPFTKLHCCIRSDGGAAVLLAAEEYVRDCRPATPVWVLGTGEYASHTTMSEWPDFTVSPAAVSGRLAFERAGVRPAEIDFAEIYDAFTYMTLVTLEDLGFCAKGEGGAFVEKGRLTLTGDLPVNTDGGGLSAQHPGMRGLFLLVEAVRQLRGEAGAHQIPTSDGAPPRLAVASGTGGWFCSSGTVVLGRE, from the coding sequence GTGGCGATCGTCGGGGCCGCGCTGTCCGACTGCGGCCGGGTGGACGACGCGACCCCGTACGCACTCCACGCGCAGGCCGCCCGCCGGGCCCTCGCCGACGCGGGGCTGGAGCGCACAGCCATCGACGGCCTCGCCTCGGCGGGCCTCGGCACACTGGCGCCGGTGGAGGTGGCCGAGTATCTGGGACTGCGGCCCACCTGGGTGGATTCCACCTCGGTCGGCGGCTCGACCTGGGAGGTCATGGCGGCCCACGCGGCGGACGCGATCGTCGCCGGGCACGCGGACGTCGTCCTCCTCGTCTACGGCTCCACCGCCCGCGCGGACATCAAGGCGGGCCGCCGCACCGGCAACCTCTCGTTCGGGGCGCGCGGCCCCCTCCAGTTCGAGGTCCCGTACGGGCACACCCTGATCTCCAAGTACGCCATGGCCGCGCGCCGCCACATGCACGAGTACGGGACGACCCTGGAACAGCTGGCCTCCGTCGCCGTACAGGCCCGGACGAACGCGGCGGCCAACCCCGAGGCGATGTTCCGCACGCCGATCACCGTCGACGACGTCCTCTCCTCCACGCCGATCGCCGACCCGTTCACCAAGCTCCACTGCTGCATACGTTCCGACGGCGGCGCGGCGGTCCTGCTGGCGGCGGAGGAGTACGTACGGGACTGCCGGCCGGCGACGCCCGTCTGGGTCCTCGGCACCGGCGAGTACGCCTCCCACACGACCATGTCCGAGTGGCCCGACTTCACGGTCTCCCCGGCGGCGGTCAGCGGCCGCCTCGCCTTCGAACGAGCCGGCGTGCGCCCCGCCGAGATCGACTTCGCCGAGATCTACGACGCCTTCACCTACATGACCCTCGTGACGCTGGAGGACCTCGGCTTCTGCGCGAAGGGCGAGGGCGGGGCCTTCGTGGAGAAGGGCCGCCTGACCCTGACCGGCGACCTCCCGGTCAACACCGACGGCGGCGGCCTCTCCGCCCAGCACCCGGGCATGCGCGGCCTCTTCCTCCTCGTGGAGGCCGTACGCCAGCTGCGCGGCGAGGCGGGCGCCCACCAGATCCCCACCTCCGACGGCGCCCCGCCCCGTCTGGCCGTCGCGTCGGGCACGGGCGGCTGGTTCTGCTCCTCGGGGACGGTGGTGCTGGGCCGGGAGTGA
- a CDS encoding Zn-ribbon domain-containing OB-fold protein produces MRFDVPEADEFTRTYWDAAADGRLLLRRCAAAGCGRAHHYPREFCPYCWSEDVRWEEASGRATLYTWSVVHRNDLPPFGERTPYVPAVVDLVEGPRMMAEVVECAEGRLRMGMGLEVGFREGGGVVVPVFRARS; encoded by the coding sequence ATGCGGTTCGATGTGCCCGAGGCCGATGAGTTCACCCGTACGTACTGGGACGCCGCCGCCGACGGGCGGCTGCTCCTGCGGCGCTGCGCGGCTGCCGGCTGCGGGCGCGCACACCACTATCCGCGCGAGTTCTGCCCGTACTGCTGGAGCGAGGACGTGCGGTGGGAGGAGGCCTCCGGGCGCGCCACCCTTTACACCTGGTCCGTCGTCCACCGCAACGACCTGCCGCCCTTCGGGGAACGGACGCCGTACGTCCCCGCGGTCGTCGATCTCGTCGAGGGGCCGCGGATGATGGCCGAGGTGGTGGAGTGCGCGGAGGGGCGACTGCGCATGGGGATGGGGTTGGAGGTCGGCTTCCGGGAGGGCGGGGGCGTGGTGGTGCCCGTATTTCGCGCGCGCTCGTGA
- a CDS encoding nitroreductase/quinone reductase family protein produces the protein MSEGMKGMGVRLVQKVSSAPVFARVAPHVIPALDRAVHRATRGRVLLSAQLLPGVVLTATGARSGEPRRTPLACMPEEGRDSWVLIGSNFGRPGHPAWSANLLAHPDAEINWKGRDIPVTAHLLAGEERAAVWKELLRFWPPYSTYQARVDREIRVFRIVRR, from the coding sequence ATGTCCGAGGGCATGAAGGGCATGGGTGTGCGGCTGGTGCAGAAGGTGTCCTCGGCTCCGGTGTTCGCCCGGGTCGCGCCGCACGTCATACCGGCGCTGGACCGCGCCGTGCACCGGGCGACCCGGGGCCGGGTGCTGCTCAGCGCGCAGCTGCTGCCGGGTGTGGTGCTGACGGCGACCGGGGCGCGGAGCGGGGAGCCGCGTCGTACGCCGCTGGCGTGTATGCCCGAGGAGGGGCGGGACAGTTGGGTGCTCATCGGGTCGAACTTCGGCCGCCCCGGCCACCCGGCCTGGAGCGCCAACCTGCTGGCCCATCCTGACGCCGAGATCAACTGGAAGGGGCGTGACATCCCCGTGACCGCGCATCTGCTGGCGGGAGAGGAACGGGCCGCCGTATGGAAGGAGTTGCTGCGGTTCTGGCCGCCGTACTCGACGTATCAGGCGCGAGTGGACCGGGAGATACGGGTGTTCCGGATCGTGCGGCGGTGA
- a CDS encoding class I SAM-dependent DNA methyltransferase, translating into MSADDRLAYESVDDPDGYFGEAVAAHYDDPDSPMFGAEAVDPAVDLLAALAGGPGGDARALEFGIGTGRIALPLARRGVPVHGIDLSRAMVERLRAKPGGADVGVTLGDFATARVDGPGFTVAYLVFNTINNLTTQDAQVDCFRNAAAHLLPGGCFVIEVGVPDLRRLPPGQDAVPFHVGPTRLGFDTYDVATQGMRSHHLTVVEGRPVYRSIPFRYVWPAELDLMARLAGMRLRDRWAGWNGEPFTNDSTGHVSVWEKP; encoded by the coding sequence ATGAGCGCGGACGACCGACTCGCGTACGAGAGCGTCGACGATCCCGACGGCTACTTCGGCGAAGCCGTCGCCGCGCACTATGACGACCCCGACTCCCCCATGTTCGGCGCGGAGGCCGTCGACCCGGCGGTGGACCTGCTCGCCGCTCTCGCGGGCGGACCCGGAGGGGACGCGCGGGCGCTGGAGTTCGGGATCGGCACCGGGCGCATCGCCCTGCCGCTCGCCCGGCGGGGCGTGCCGGTGCACGGCATCGACCTGTCCCGCGCCATGGTGGAGCGGCTGCGGGCCAAGCCGGGCGGTGCGGACGTCGGCGTCACCCTCGGGGACTTCGCCACGGCGCGGGTCGACGGCCCCGGCTTCACCGTCGCCTACCTCGTCTTCAACACGATCAACAACCTGACCACGCAGGACGCCCAGGTGGACTGCTTCCGCAACGCCGCCGCGCATCTCCTGCCCGGCGGCTGTTTCGTGATCGAGGTCGGGGTGCCGGATCTGCGGCGGCTGCCGCCGGGGCAGGACGCGGTGCCGTTCCATGTCGGGCCCACGCGGCTGGGGTTCGACACGTACGACGTGGCGACGCAGGGGATGCGGTCGCACCATCTGACGGTCGTCGAGGGACGGCCGGTGTACCGGTCGATCCCGTTCCGGTACGTCTGGCCGGCCGAGCTGGACCTGATGGCGCGGCTGGCCGGGATGCGACTGCGCGACCGCTGGGCGGGATGGAACGGCGAGCCGTTCACGAACGACAGCACCGGGCATGTGTCCGTGTGGGAGAAGCCCTGA
- a CDS encoding GNAT family N-acetyltransferase — protein MSRTDERSAGPFPDPSPGGSSTEPHGYGLRLCAWDADSDAHVEAWFRGRADPDFRRWNTPMTLDGSLAGARESLRLRAESDEEGRTVSFRIADARTGVTLGQVGLSGIDVSMRRAVVGYWVLPEARGRRVATRALDLAARWTLTDFGIHRLELDHVVGHAASCRVAELCGFRYEGIMRGAAFDEGRHDAFRDAHLHARLVTDPAPEGI, from the coding sequence GTGAGCCGTACTGATGAGCGATCCGCCGGTCCGTTCCCCGACCCTTCGCCAGGTGGGTCCTCCACCGAGCCGCACGGGTACGGGCTGCGGCTGTGCGCATGGGACGCGGACTCCGACGCCCATGTGGAGGCGTGGTTCCGGGGGCGTGCCGATCCGGACTTCCGGCGGTGGAACACGCCCATGACGCTGGACGGGAGTCTCGCGGGCGCCCGCGAGTCGCTCCGGTTGCGGGCCGAGTCCGACGAGGAGGGCAGGACCGTCTCCTTCCGGATCGCGGACGCGCGGACCGGTGTGACGCTCGGGCAGGTCGGGCTGAGCGGGATCGACGTGTCCATGCGCCGGGCCGTCGTCGGCTACTGGGTGCTGCCCGAGGCCCGGGGCCGCCGGGTCGCCACCCGCGCCCTCGACCTCGCCGCCCGCTGGACCCTCACCGACTTCGGCATCCACCGGCTGGAACTCGACCATGTCGTCGGCCACGCCGCGTCCTGCCGCGTCGCGGAGCTGTGCGGGTTCCGGTACGAGGGGATCATGCGCGGGGCGGCGTTCGACGAGGGGCGCCACGACGCCTTCCGGGACGCGCACCTGCACGCACGACTGGTCACCGACCCGGCACCGGAAGGCATCTGA
- a CDS encoding pyridoxine/pyridoxamine 5'-phosphate oxidase codes for MIEPPDGPRSSSQAPAPAPAQPSAPSSDVVQILRGLRVWDPQVSALPLFDPAAAPAEPVPLFAAWFGEVVAAGEVEPHTMSLATADAEGRPDVRTVMLHDVDARGWHFASHAGSRKGRHLAARPYASLGFYWPLLGRQVRVRGRVTVEPAEVAHADLHARSTGALAAALVGHQSEALPSYTELERASEAAWERARREPDVAVPSWTAYVVEPDEVEFFQGDARRRHVRLDYRRENGGWVKELLWP; via the coding sequence ATGATCGAACCCCCTGACGGGCCGCGGTCCTCCTCCCAGGCCCCCGCGCCGGCCCCCGCCCAGCCGTCCGCCCCGTCGTCCGATGTCGTCCAGATCCTGCGGGGGCTGCGGGTCTGGGATCCGCAGGTCAGCGCACTGCCGCTGTTCGACCCGGCGGCGGCCCCCGCCGAGCCGGTGCCGCTGTTCGCCGCCTGGTTCGGGGAGGTCGTGGCGGCCGGGGAGGTGGAGCCGCACACGATGTCACTGGCCACGGCCGACGCGGAGGGCCGACCGGACGTCCGTACGGTGATGCTGCACGACGTGGACGCGCGGGGCTGGCACTTCGCCTCGCACGCCGGAAGCCGCAAGGGACGCCACCTCGCGGCCCGCCCGTACGCGTCCCTCGGCTTCTACTGGCCCCTCCTCGGCCGCCAGGTCCGGGTGCGGGGCCGTGTCACCGTCGAGCCCGCCGAGGTCGCCCACGCCGATCTGCACGCTCGCTCGACGGGTGCGCTGGCCGCCGCCCTCGTGGGCCACCAGAGCGAAGCCCTGCCTTCGTACACGGAGCTGGAACGCGCCTCGGAGGCCGCCTGGGAACGCGCCCGGCGGGAGCCGGACGTGGCCGTGCCCTCCTGGACGGCATACGTCGTGGAACCGGACGAGGTGGAGTTCTTCCAGGGGGACGCGCGGCGACGGCACGTACGGCTGGACTACCGGCGGGAGAACGGCGGTTGGGTCAAGGAGCTGCTCTGGCCGTGA
- a CDS encoding pyridoxamine 5'-phosphate oxidase family protein, whose product MALSRKEREEFLAEAQVAALAVDAGEGRAPLTVPIWYQYAPGGDIWIMTGSDTRKNRLIQAAGRFSLMIDRLEPTIRYVSVEGPVTETSPATLDDLREISARYLPAEKVDGYVDFASRNHGDQVIIRMRPERWVSSDLGTV is encoded by the coding sequence ATGGCACTGTCCCGCAAGGAGCGCGAGGAGTTTCTGGCCGAGGCTCAGGTGGCCGCGTTGGCGGTGGACGCCGGGGAGGGGAGGGCACCGCTGACGGTGCCGATCTGGTACCAGTACGCACCCGGCGGCGACATCTGGATCATGACCGGGTCGGACACCCGCAAGAACCGGCTGATCCAGGCGGCCGGCCGCTTCTCCCTGATGATCGACCGCCTCGAACCCACGATCCGCTACGTCTCCGTCGAAGGCCCCGTCACCGAGACGTCCCCCGCCACCCTCGACGACCTCCGCGAGATCTCGGCCCGCTACCTCCCGGCCGAAAAGGTCGACGGCTACGTCGACTTCGCCTCCCGCAACCACGGCGACCAGGTCATCATCCGCATGCGCCCCGAGAGGTGGGTCTCGTCCGATCTGGGCACGGTGTGA
- a CDS encoding TetR family transcriptional regulator, with protein sequence MTGQVRTVDGRVAGRRGQATRQKLLDCLSEMLSSSPYRDVKVIDVARKAGTSPATFYQYFPDVEGAVLEIAEQMATEGATLTHLLEGRSWVGKAGWQTAQELVDGFLDFWRKNDAILRVVDLGAAEGDKRFYKIRMKILNSVTNSLSESVSELQAKGRVDKDVNPAALAGSLVAMLASVSGHQKGFQTWGVKQAELRPNLALLVHLGITGKKPTK encoded by the coding sequence ATGACAGGACAAGTGCGTACCGTCGACGGCCGCGTGGCCGGCCGACGAGGGCAGGCGACCCGGCAGAAGCTGCTCGACTGCCTCAGCGAGATGCTCAGCTCGTCGCCCTACCGGGACGTCAAAGTCATTGATGTCGCCCGGAAGGCGGGCACTTCACCCGCGACCTTCTACCAGTACTTCCCGGACGTCGAGGGCGCCGTCCTGGAGATCGCCGAGCAAATGGCCACCGAGGGCGCCACGTTGACGCACCTCCTCGAAGGCCGCTCCTGGGTCGGCAAGGCCGGCTGGCAGACCGCCCAGGAACTCGTCGACGGCTTCCTGGACTTCTGGCGCAAGAACGACGCGATCCTCCGCGTCGTCGACCTGGGCGCCGCCGAGGGCGACAAACGCTTCTACAAGATCCGCATGAAGATCCTGAACTCGGTCACCAACTCCCTGTCGGAATCGGTCTCCGAACTCCAGGCAAAGGGCCGCGTCGACAAGGACGTGAACCCGGCGGCCCTCGCCGGTTCCCTCGTCGCCATGCTCGCCTCGGTCTCCGGGCACCAGAAGGGCTTCCAGACCTGGGGCGTCAAGCAGGCCGAACTGCGGCCCAATCTGGCCCTGTTGGTCCACCTGGGCATCACCGGCAAGAAACCGACGAAGTAA